Within the Rosa rugosa chromosome 2, drRosRugo1.1, whole genome shotgun sequence genome, the region AAAGAACTTACATATGTTTATCATCTGTTTTGGTATATGATTGGAACATAGTAAGCTTCTCCAAATTTGTTCATAAGGCTAATAGAATGTAGACAACCACCATCTATATTTGTGCCTGTTGTCACTCTTATTATCCGAATCTTACCAAAATTTTATGTGTAGTTATCTCTTTACCTCTGGAAACAATTGAATAACTGGTACTTGGACCTTTCTGATTGCACTATTTCTGTTTCACTTTTTGACAGGAGGGTCGTACCATTGTTGAGAAAGGCACTGCAGATATTATTCAAGAAACTCGTAAGCATATCAGGAAAAAGCCGCAAAATCAGGCACCAAAATCAGAGTATCAGTCGCTAGCTGACCTCGAACTTCAATTGAAGGCATCTCGCGACGTAAGGTGGCAACTTTGTGTCACTGGTTAATATAGTAGAAGTTTGAATGTGTGGGCTGTCTggatagaatatatatattggacaTTTTAATATAGTTAGCTCATCATGGAATGGGGAAGTCTTCAATGACTTTCTATATCCCCTAAGCTTTCTGTATACCCTCGTCTGAACCATAGGCTTAGCTCACCATGGAAAAAGAATAAACTTGTAATAGGGAGAAAGGGCCAATAAAATGGGCCAGTTATTTCTGCAATACCTTTCATCATTATTGTTTGATGTTTTTGATGTACTTGTTTACCTGATATGCCTTTTGTTTGAACCGCAGGTTGCTATGGCAATGGCTGCAAAAGCAAAACTTCTTCTTCGGGAATTGAAGACTGTAAAAGCAGACCTTGCTTTTGCAAAGGAGCGATGTGCTCAGctggaggaagaaagcaaaaTTCTTCGGGAGAATCGTGATAGGGGAGAAAGCCCTGAAGACGATGATTTGGTATCCACTCTTGCATTTCCTTTTGTCTTTTCATAATTTCTGTTCAAGACTGTTGAAAATGACTTTCATTTCCTCATTTCGTTTATATATTATATTTGTAGTTCATTTTAAATAATTTGAGCTGTACATTAATTACCGTGATATGTTGCCATGTTTATTAATTATGTGTCTTCCTATATGCATAATGACAGTAGTTTGCAATGTTTCTGATGGCAACATGTCCATTTCAGATACGGCTTCAATTGGAAACACTTTTGGCAGAAAAGGCAAGACTGGCACATGAAAATTCAGTTTATGCACGTGAAAATCGCTTCTTAAGGGAGGTTGTTGAATATCACCAGCTCACGATGCAGGATGTTATATACTTGGATGAGGGAACTGAAGAAGTTACTGAAGTTTATCCCATCAAGGTACCTTCTAGTTTCAAGTCTTATCATCTGTCTCCCATTTACTACCTATATCACTGCCCTCTTCATTGCCTTCTGGACTGAATTTGACATGACTTTTTCATGGACTCAGGTCATCCCTTCTCAGTCTTCACCACCCTCTGAAGTACGTGGTGTCTCTGCAAGTCCTACCCTATGATGGCAGGTTATCGAAGGACACTAGAATGTTTCTCTTTGATCTCCAAGGGATATGTTCTGTAGTTCTGTACTATACACAGGCTTAAAGTTGTAGCAATATGATTTCTTGGTTGTAATATGCTTTTCGCAACTTATTATCAGTCCTCCCAAGGGTATGGCTGGTATGTGATGTTATACTTCATCTCCCCTGAGTGTTCAGCTACAAAGGGGTTTTACCGCCTTTAACCTACGATGTTAATTTATTTCGTGCTTGGGAGTTGAAACTTTTGTTGCATTTTGACAATTGGGGGATGTAACAGGAAGGCAAGAATGGACGCAACTTTCACCAAATTTCGAACAATTTCGGACAGATGTTATCTGCTTATCTTCTGAGATGAGAGCTACGGTCATGATGGTTGTTGTATTTACAGTGAGGAAAATTAAACGAAAGGAACCGGACAGGCTCATCCCCTTCACATGTGTATATCTGAAAATTGAATGCTGTATACACCTTCTGGTGTGAATTTTGATCACATGAAATGGAAGGTTTTGGTCCGtctggttttgatttttgaatcaACAAACCAAAACCTCTGGTAGCTTGACACCACTCTCCATGTGACATATTACAAAAGCATTTATAAATCACCTGAAGCATGTCAGAAGGTTGCCATTGATGACATCTCAAGTGTTGCGTTTGGCATTTGGTTATTTGGCTTTCATGTTCTGGTGGGAAAAACCTCAAAACCACTAGTCGACAACATTGTTTTCATTCCACCAAATATCCCACTCTCCAAAAACACCTCTTCCCTGCTTATTTCCGAGTCTAACGCGTTATGTTATCAGGTTATCAATTGATCTTGATATAATTGATATTTTGTTGTTCAAATTAAGCAATCAACTCCAAGACAATCCAAGAATGTGATGTCCAAATTTTTCGGACAGCTAGCTAAAGATAGAAAATTTCATTCGGCGGCCAATTATAATCAACATATGTCCTTAATTTTGTTTTAACAAAACTCATAGAGTACAGCTACAAGACATGGTTGAGAATGAAGCATAGGATTCCTCTAAAGGTCCAAGGTGTGATATAAAAGAAAGTAGATGGCACAGCACGTTGCCCCGGAGACAACAATGTGGGGATCAAAACAGACCATGTCACCATTTGGGAAGTGGGAACCTCCCAAAATTATTAAAATCATGGGCATCTTGCAAAACCCTAGCTCATTTTGTAATGTAAATAATTGTGTAACTACACAAATTTGATGTATTTGGTAGTTATACCAAACACAACTCATTATACCATTCACAGCCTATCATACGGCTTATAaggtaaacaaggaaaaaaacaaaaacaatcttGTTAATTGAAAGCAAAAATTTTATCGAACATATATGTTTTTAACTCGAGattcattcttttattttttttttatatgaatcTTTTACGATTGAATTTGATATGTATGCTATACAATGAAAATGCCAATACGTGTTCAAATGAAATACTCATAACAAGGTTTATACATCATTGTCGAGGATAGTGAAGTTTTGCATTGTTGAGGGCTTTAGTCAAGTATCGGCTTTCAAATCATGTACTGTGACCTCAGAATTATTCAAATTCCATGTTGTGGTTCAAAGATCAACCGACTAAATTAATGAACTTCTAGTGTTCACATTTCACAAGTAGAAGAAGACAACCTAACAGTCCCATCGTTGGATTGGTCCTATTTTGGAACATCATTATAATTCATAGGGAACCTTATGCATTCTTATGCCTAATTCAAAATGAGTTTCACTTTCTAGAGTCGTCTCTCATATGAATAGTTCTCAAAATgtaatataaataattaaaaatatgttaaaaATTATTATAATCAATACTAGTGTTTTCTTAATCAGACCAAAGAGCTTTATTCAATTATTGAATTGACTTAATGATATTTTAGAGCGTGAATTcaattaactcaagaaaataaTTTATTTCTAATCCATTCTTCACTGAGCTGAGTTTTTTTGGTAAACTCTGATCAGTTGACGATCAGAAAAACACTATTTTATCAATTGATAGTAAATTGAAAAAATTACGTATTGAAGTCTTCCACCTATTATATTAGACTGAAATGATTCAATGAACCACTACAAGTTCTTTCTATCGGTGTCAAGAAATCAACAATGGAAATTTCAATGCTCATAAAGGAGTTGAATCATATAGATACAATTTCCACTAGTTATGGAAGAACAGCAGTAAAAACAAAAATCTAACCAAACATGGTAAATTTTCATGTTGGGGAAGTGGTCAGTCAAATAGATGAACAGTACGTAGACCCAAAATGATGCGAATATTCAAAGACGGAGGAGAGCGCCAAGGCCCACCGTCCTCAACGACGCGTGCCTTCACATGGCGGACCCGGGGCCACCTGCGGCTGACCGGTCCCACCTCCCATGACACCCCCAACGCCTATGATTGGGAGCGTACTCCCCACGCCCTCCATAAAGCGCGTCACGGGATCGGCGCTGTCAGTCTCAATGTGAGGTGTCAATGTTAAAATCTTACAGCGACGACAACAGAGaagagaggaaaagaaagaaagctttgaaatctgaaaaaaaaaaaccattaaaaCCCTGGCCGATTTCTAAAACCCACTTGCCTACAACTGCTTAGGTACCCAGTAAAGCCTGACCCATTTCCCAATTCTCTATCCCCAACAAACCCTTTGAAGCTTTTGAGCTCAATCGGTTCGGATTTTGGGGGGGAGGGATTCAATGTCAGGCTCGTATGCCCAGAATTTCTCGCCGGCGAGGGCGCTCTCGCCGCACCTGAGAACCCCGCCGGATGTGGACAGTCAGTACTTGACTGAGCTCTTGGCCGAGCACCAAAAGCTTGGACCTTTCGCCCAAGTCGTGCCCATATGTGGCCGGCTCTTGAATCAAGGTTGCTTCTTTGCTCTTTTCTTTAGTTCATTGCCAATGTTACGATTAGGGGTTTGGGAAGTAATATGTGTTAATTGTTTTGTGAACCCAATTGAGGATATGCATGTGGAAGACTCTGTGTGATGTTTTAGTTATGCATATGAGTGTTGGgtaattgattgattgattgagaaAGTCGTCGGGAAAGATCGAGAATTGTTTGTACAGTAGAAAAGAATGTGGATTTCTATGGATTGGACAGGATAGTTGTTTGGTCTTTGAATTACTTACTATCTGCCAATAACATCAAACTGGGGGTGAATTTGTTTCAGCTATTCTGCAGGAGATGTTTAGGGAGTTGGCAtgttcttttatgttttgtgCTCTTTTGTTTCATGTCATTACTGCATTTCTCTGTTGGGTATGGTGATTTGTTCAACTTTGTGGAAAAGTGAATGTTGAGAATGCAGTTACTGAACTTTGCTACTCTTGTGAATTCAGAGATATTACGAGTTTCTGGAATGATGCCCAACCAAGGGTATAGTGATTTTGACAGAATGCAACGTGGAAGCCCTAGCCCTATTGGTTCAGACTTAATGCCAAATTATAGAGGGTCAAGCATGGGGGGATGGAATGGCCGGCCTCACGATGTAAGTACTTGCAGTTATGTTTCCCAAACTATAGCACCCTTAGTTTGCACTTCCAGTCTTTAATTTCTCCATATCCATACCGCGATAGTGTATTAATTGTTTCTTCATGTTCGTTGCATGAGTTAATTGAAATGTGTATGCCTAAATGAAGTTTCTGCTAGAGTTGTTGTATTAGTGCCTCATGCTTAGTTCGTACGCAAAGCGTGGGACAGTCAAAAAAACTGATAAAGATACTTGTACACGAGAATGTGGAAGTCAACAAGAAAGCATAATCAGATTCTGAGAGATACTCAGTAGTATTGTACTGAGAGTTGGAGTCTTGCATGGACAGTTTTTGGACCTTGTAAGTTGATAATGGTATTCTTCTATCCAGTGATTGAGAGACAAGGTTGCTTACTTTCTGTGAACTTGAAGACTGCCAAACCTCAGTTATGTATCAGCGTATGATATTATTTCTTCCTGGGTCAGTTATCCACTGACATTTTCCAGATTCATCTATTTCAATTAGGTGGTTTCTCAACTTTGAATTCATTTTGATCCAGGACATAGTCAAAGTGTGGTTAATGCAGGGGTGTCCATAAGTCCACTGGCAACATATACCTTTAGATCCATATTATATGGTAAATAAAGAAAGTTTCAACTTTATAATGTGGTTAAAGTTTAGTGTTGCTAGTGCTAATTTATGTTGCTTGACCATCATGGATACTCATTGTATAAAATATATGCATCCATGAGTCCAACCTTTAGGTTTCTGTCTTATCAGTATCTCTGTGCTACATTTCCTCATCATCTTTTTCCTCTTGATTCTAGTTTCATAATTTGGATCTTGGTTACAGTACTAAAGGGTTAGTTTCATTATGTTACAGAGATTAGGTGGTCCACAAGGAATGAATATGGAGTGGCAAGTAGCACCATCAAGCCCAAGTTCCTACATTGTCAAGAGAATACTGCGGTTGGATATCCCAGTCGATAACTTTCCAAATGTAAGCCATGCACATAACTATTGACTGCAATATATGAGATtgcgttaaaaaaaaaacttggtatTGGGGCCTGTTTGTGTATGTTTATCTGTTATACagtttttaaaataaaaacatttttGTTTGGTTGCCAACTGTTAGATTCAGATATGAACACGTGAAGATGCATGAATACTGAATGCATTTTGTTCACAGTGCATAGCCTTTAAATAAGATCTAATGACTGAGAAACAAGTCCGTCCTTAAGGATGCTATTaaagattctctctctctctctctctctctctctacacacacacacacacacacacacatataaatatctatatatctatatctaaTTCTTTATATACATGTTTGTGTGTCAAAACAATACTAACAGCATTTTTTTGTTACTTTGAATTGATTTAGAGATAAAAAGTTTCCCACTTGTTATGGTACTAAAACGTCTGTatttgtagttcaattttgtGGGCCGGCTTCTGGGTCCCAGAGGCAATTCACTGAAGCGGGTGGAAGCTTCCACAGGTTGTCGTGTGTATATAAGAGGAAAATGTTCAATAAGAGATATAGACAAGGTAGGTAGAATTACATTCCATGTGTGTTTTTACTCCCCATTTGAGGGTTTCTTGAATCCTTAttatcaatttttctttttcttgtgttGTTTTCATTTATCCTGCAATTTTTTGCTCAAATCTCTTGACATGTATTTTTTTGCTTTCTCAATCAAGGAGGAGTCTTTGAGGGGTAGACCAGGGTATGAGCATTTGAATGATCCACTGCACATTATAATCGAGGCTGAATTACCTGCTAATATTGTCGATATGCGGTTGAGACAGGCAAAACAAATCATAGAAGAACTTCTCAAACCTATGGTATCTTATCTTACTCGTCTCTTGTTCATTACATATACTGTTGTCTTTCAACCATAATATATCTTTGTTTACGAGTATTGTTTGTGAAGCTAGTTTTATCTTTCCTCAACATACAACATGACAATATGTAGCTGTCCAGATGAAATGCTATTAGATGAGTTGGACAAAGTCTTGGGGGAATATGTTATATCTGTTAATATACTGTTTGGACTTCAAGGTTTGAAGCTAATTAAAATAAGAGCACTTTCTAGCTGTCCTTGTAGGATACTCAATCTTGTTGTTTATTTTAGGATGAGTCACAAGACCACTACAAGAGGGAGCAGTTGAGAGAACTAGCTATGCTAAAATCCAATTTAAGAGAAGAAAGTCCTCAACCATATGGGAGTGTCTCCCCTTTCACTTCCAGTGGGATGAAGCGTGCCAAAACTGGTCTGTGAGTAACAGTTCACTTAACTTGATGATCTTCACTTGGCTCTTCCTCCAGTACAAATCTTGAACATTCTTGCCATCATATGCGTCTCGGTGTATTGAGTTATGCATGCAAAGGCCAGGAGGACGTCGTGGACTTGGTTGATGAGGATGAATGCAGGGTTTGCTTCATGACATTGATGTATACGGATGAACAGAGATATTCTTTTGCTATAGCTTTTGTGGTTGTAGTTGATTGCGATTGTAGAAGTAGAAAGTTATGTCATATAATCTATTCTTTAGTTTGCTGAAcaagtatctttgttattaACTTGAAGTGGAATAATGATTGATTGTTTAATATGTTCCCCTTGTGGGAGGATTCAGTTCTTCGAGATGCTTTAtccttttattgaaaaaaaaaaaaaaaaaaaacacattattttttatttttgttcctCTTGAAAAAAAATCTGTCTGGTTCCAGTAAATTTGGGAAATGAGCAGATTGTATCTTTTGCTCAACTATCGGTGATTATAAACTGAGACTCTATATCCAGAAATTGTGATTACTTGAAATCTATGCAACAGTTATTTGAAGCATCTGTTTGACATTCTTCATGGTGTCTTAGTGATGGATCCGCTTGAATCCTCAAATATGATAAAGAATGTGACAGCCAAGGGAAGATACTTGTACGTGAGAGTGTGAAATGAACAAGAAAGCATTATCAGATCCGAGAGATACTCAGTAGTGATGTACCGGGGGTTGGAGTCTTGCTTGGACAGTTTTGGACATTGTAAGTTGATAATGGTAGTCTTCTGTCCAGTGATTGAGAGACAAGGTTGCTTCCTTTCTGTGAACTCGAGGACTGCCAAACCTCAGAAATGGTATTAGATGAGTTTGACAAAAAGTCTTATAAGAATGTGCTAGATCTGTTAATATGCTGTATGGACTTCAAGGTTTGAAGCTAACTGAAATAAGAGCACCTTGTAGCTGCGAGTCTTGTTTTTCATTTCAGGACGAGTCACCAAGACCTCTACAAGAGGGAGCAGTTGAGAGAACCTGCTATGCTAATATCCAATTTAAGTGAAGAAGTCCAACGATATGGGAGTGTCTCCCCCTTCACTTCCAGTGGGATGAAGCGTGCCAAAACTGGTCTGCAAGTCTGTAACAGTTCACTTAACTTGATGATCTTCACTCGGTTCTTGTAGGGAAATCTTGAACATTCTTCCCATTATATGTGTCTCGGTGTATTTGAGTTATGCTTGCTCCAGAGGGCTTAAGACAAAAGAGCAAAATTAGAAAAAACTAGCTTCTAGCCTTCTATGGCCAACACGAGATTTCCTTGTCGTCATAGTGCCACAGAGGGGGAGGAGTATCAAAAATAACAATGACAGATCATGCTGCAGACTGCTTATTGTCAATATATTAGCTGTCATGTTGCATTCTCTGAAAATATGTTTGATCTTCACATCAAATATCAAAGCCACTAAGGAGATATTTCTTAAAGGATGGGAGGTACCACAACCATTCAAAATGGTTTAATGAGCACTGCAGAATCAGATTATTTCAATTTCCTCACAAGTAAGCCAGTAGCAAGCTTAAAATCTGGAGAGCAAACCCCATGTTTCCGTAACAAGAACTTGGCCATTGCCGAAGTTTATCATGAAATCTGAAATCCAGCCACCGCTGTGATCACGAAGAAACACCCCCAGCACCAATCCTACAGGCATGGTGAAACAAGATTGAGACAAGATATAGCACCAAGAGTGATTTTGGTTTGAGCATGACTCCATTCAGTAACAACATTCAATATAATATTAGGGTGAAAAATTAGCTCGTTCCTCCACTGCCAGATGTGTCAGCGGACGTAGAGTTGTAgacaaacaactcacaccatgGCAG harbors:
- the LOC133729031 gene encoding KH domain-containing protein At3g08620-like, encoding MSGSYAQNFSPARALSPHLRTPPDVDSQYLTELLAEHQKLGPFAQVVPICGRLLNQEILRVSGMMPNQGYSDFDRMQRGSPSPIGSDLMPNYRGSSMGGWNGRPHDRLGGPQGMNMEWQVAPSSPSSYIVKRILRLDIPVDNFPNFNFVGRLLGPRGNSLKRVEASTGCRVYIRGKCSIRDIDKEESLRGRPGYEHLNDPLHIIIEAELPANIVDMRLRQAKQIIEELLKPMDESQDHYKREQLRELAMLKSNLREESPQPYGSVSPFTSSGMKRAKTGL